GTTCTTTGAGGATTTGATATGAAATTACtgataatttgaaattattggTACTTTGGTTGTGTTGCTCCTCTGTAATTGTATGCTCCTCTTTGCAATCAGAGCATTTATGCTGTCCTGGTAATTCCAGAGTTACATTTTTTAGGCAGTAATGAAATATAGTACTGTTATACTTCTGTTTGAAGATGTAGCTTTATAGTAAGTTGATCACTATTACCCTGGAAAAACTGAATCACCagaaaagaatataaaagaGAGAGCAATATGTTTTTATCTATTTTAAGTTTGGTAGATTGCTTTGAATAATTCTTGTCTTTCTAATTGTACAAACCCCTTTGCAAATTGTGGTGGtctttcagaagtatttttaaatgtctcttttGTTTGAGAGCTAACagcttgcttttaaaattctgtgttaGAAAAAGGGTCCCTTTGAAATGGAGTATCAGATGAAAAGATTACCATCGGAAAGATTAGCGACTCAGAGGATTCTTGGTGTGATTGGAGACTGCCTTGATAATTTTGGTCCCGGGTGTGTGAATGTACAGAAGATCCTCAATGCCCGCTGCCCTCTGGTGAAATTTTCCCATCAGCCGACAGGATTCCAGTGTGATCTGTCAGTGAGCAACAGGTGAGACCCGGTGTTAAAAAGTTTGCAGAGTATTCTGATGTACTTAAAGTGTTCTGAAAACCTGTAATATTAACTGGTTTAGTCTCctctttttttgtatttttaacaaatgTGAATGTTGGCTCTGAAAGTAAAAGGGATGGTTTTTGACTTCTAGAGATTGGAATTTGATATCCTTAAGTTATCtttctccagcacaggaaaTTCTTTCTAGCTGAGGCTGAGGACCCAAAAACCAGTCTATGGGATAAGGTTGGTttataaaactggaaaaaggcAGTCAGCGTTCAATACTTACCTCAGGGTATGCACAGCCTTTCTTGATTGCTTTTCAGATTATGCGGCTCCAGAGCGTTAACTTTTAGGGTTTGGGGTAAAATTTGGCTTGTAGCTGTTGTAGTGTCCTTTCCCTTCCCGGGGCGCGCTGTTGGCAGTGGGACCGCGGGGCTCCCGCGCGGGGTGCGCCGCTCGCAGCTGCGCGCTAGGGGGCGCCCGCGGCGCGGGAATGGCACAAACTGCCCGGCAGTCCCGCTGAACCTTCCCACTGGCGAGGAGGAATAGGAGCGATTTCCTCAGGATCCGGTGACACGACCCGAAGGAACGGCCCGAGGTTGTGTCTGCGGAGATCGAGGCTGGGTATTAGGAAAGGTTTTTCAGAGGGTGGTTGAGCCCTGtaacaggctctccagggaagtggtcacagcaccaaacctgacagagttcaagaagcttTTTGACACTGATCTcagcacatggtgtgattcttggggtgccctgtgcagggtcaggagttggactttggtgattcttgtgggtcccttccaactcgggatattttgtgattctgtgatgtgaGTTTTAGTGCAGTTTTGTGATTTGTCTGCATCAGATACAATCAAATCACATACCTTCAGTTTTTACCCaaacttctgtttcaaaatataCAGCTAAGGCAATATTGAACAAGTTTCTTACAATAAAATTACTTCTCTATATGCAGCCACAGTGAAAGTCAAGCATGTAGTTCTGTACAAGCTTCCTTGTAACTCACTGCTGATAGTTTGGCTGTTTGGGACTGCATGTCTTGTCTTGttatcatttttatttgaaacaatATAAAAAGCACCTCACGGCTGAAATTTAGGAAGCCCAGGTGTTACAACATTTTGACCTAGTAAATATCCCCAAAAGGCTCTGCTGAATTTTTAGAACAACTTTTAGCACTTCTGCTAAAACTGAGCCAAAACAAGTTTTGTTCTTATACTgtacttccatttttttctactttttcttgCCCTCTCATTTGTACAATACATGAATGGTTGTATGACAGTGTGATGAAGGAGATCAAAAACTGATCCATCTGAAATCCTTTATCCTTCTAGattagttatttttttcaacTCGACTAAGCAGTAATCATTTGAAAATTGCCAAACTGACTTGTTTTGTGGATTTTATTGTGTCTCTGCACTTAGATTATTTTACAGTGCAgcattttattactttttagaTAAAAGCAGTAAATGGAGTTCAGGTTGTATTTTATTATATGTTAGAATAGAGATATTATCTAATGTACCTCAAAGGCAATTGTGGCTAAATTAGGTTTTTTCACCTCAGTTCTGCCTAGTTTGACTCCACAGTACATgatgttggtttttttattttgggggttttttcctcccactgtGATGTGGAACGAAGAAACAGGAAACAGTGCAATGCACATTATTTACCCAGAACTGTATCATTCTTTCTATGGAAAACTACCAGGTATTTAATCCTGGACAATTCCTGGcgttccaacccaaaccactctgctATTCTTTGGTTcactcttattttttaaaatgtgtaaaagtttttttttttcttttaatggagGCCCCCTTCTCTTATAATGCACAATGAAGACTGCATCTGATACTTCATGATTCTGTCCTCATTTACACGTCTCCATTTCTTGTTCAGCATTGCCATAAGAAGTTCTGAACTGCTGTACATCTATGGCTGCCTCGATTCCCGTGTGCGAGCGTTAGTGTTCACTGTACGATGCTGGGCCCGTGTCCATGGGCTTACAAACAGTGCTCCTGGTACCTGGATTACAAACTTCTCCCTGACCATGATGGTCATGTTCTTCCTGCAGAGGAGATCACCTCCTATCATTCCAACCCTAGACCAACTTAAAGAACTGGCAGGTAAGCACAGCTGTTTCTGTGGTTATTGCAGTTTATTGTTTATTGCACATCTGTTTTATCTAAAGTGATAAATAAACCCAAGCAATTTCTTTATGCTCTCAAATCCTCATCAATATTATGTGTATCTTAAGTTTGAGGGAACACACAAGTTTTACATGCATTTTTTAGTGAAAATAATGCATctttaaaggcaaaataaattccttttcaaTACAGAGTGGTTAGACTTATTCTGTCCCTTAGacaattaaatgtaatttactTGTTCAGTGCTCCTATgctaaaatttgttttaattttgttttttagaagACTTGTAGAGTCTTGAACATTCCTGGAGTTAAGGATTTTGTGCAAACTGATATGATGTGTATCATTTTATAGCTACCAAATGCTTAAAAGAAAGGCTGTGTTTTGTTCTCCAAATTTGTAATATCCTTAGGACCATTCAGGTTTCTGCAAATAATTCTTGTATCTCCACAAACAAGCTGTCCTGGCAGTTTCTTACACAGCATTCAGGGTGTGTTGTCTTCAGTGAATTGTATGAAAGCATAGAGAATGACCCCCCGAGTTCTTGATTCCTTACTCATGTCTTCTGCTTATTGACATGATTCCTTGGAAGCTTTGAGTGTTTACTGTGGAGAAAAAGGTCTGTGTTCAGTTGCTttacaataattttaaacatttccatcATAATTCTGTAGAAATGTTTATGCATAAAACATGTGTTCTGATATTTACAAGAGTGTTCCTAATTCTCAgaagtttttcagaaaaagacaGTGAGCACTctgaatatgatttttttacAATCCTCACATAGGTAGTAAGCTCAGAGAGTTGTGCTGCTAAGTGTGCAATACAGCCCTCTGTGCAGAAATACCCTGTTTGTTACTTATAAGAAGTATTTTCAGAGATATGAAGATGTCTTTTGTCTTAGTCCTgtaggattttaaaaatgtgccaTTTGCTTATGATGCTTTTACTTTGCCCAtctataacttttttttcttttaaatcttttacCACTTAAGTTGAATCTTAACCTGAAAGTTCACTTGTGAATTCCTAATTTGATTTGTGTAATATGGTAGCATTGATTTCAGTTTATCTGAATTTTATTAAACACAATGGCATTTTACTGTTTATTACTTCAAAATATGCccacaatttttctttcagatgaaAAAGACAAGCATATAATTGGAGGATATGATTGCTCATTTGTTAGTGATTTAAGGAAGATTAAACctacaaaaaatacagaaacacttGGTAGGTAGATCTTCatcaattttctcttttttatgaGCATATTGAAAACAAACTTTTCCTTAATGTTGCTGATggctcttgttttttttcccttagatGTATTGTTGGGTGaattttttgaatattttggaaACTTTGATTTCAGAAAGAATTCCATAAATCTTCGAAAGgtaaatgaattttaattgcTCATCATTATCAGTTGAATCTCTCTGTCTTCCATTTGACAAACTACATATGTTAAGCAACAATTTCTGTAATctttaattatatataaaaaatatatttttatggaaaCTGAGCCCTTTCTGTGAAGGGGGAGTGTTTTCCTCCTGGAGCCCAGTAACTTACAATACCATTAAGAACATTTACAGTATCATTACTTGGATATGCTGGAAAGCATAAAGTGATGCAAAGCTAGTGTGGTTTTACTGAAAAGCCCTGTAATAAAAGTGGcagttttaaaaagtcaaagcTATTTTGCTTCCGTGGGAGGaaaccttttaaaatgtcatgATGTCTGTCATAGCAAAAGTCTGTGACAAACCCTGTGAGCTGACAAGGTTTGTATTTAGAGTTGGGAGTCCAGACCCAACCAGTGCCTGCATTAAAGCTCACAGCTGAGTTCTGGGTATGCTTTTGGCACTGCAGTTTTGTACTGCAGTTTGTATCAGCCTACATaactgtgctgcagctcagtaAGCATGCCATAGCATGATAATTCTGTGCTAGCACTGCAGTTTGCTTTGTATGTTTAAGTCATCCTGTTGATCTGGGTGTGCATGCAGGTATAATACAAGTACATGAAAATGTAACTTCCATAACTCACACCTgttcctgctgggctgctgaaTGGGGTTTCAGTGCCACGTTCCTGTCTCCCATTTGGGCATTGTGGATCACTGGCTAAAGAGCTCTTTTTGCAGATTGATCCTAGAAACTGATTTATTTAGGTGGAGAACTTCTGTTTGCTATTAAACCTGAAAAAGGCAAGCAAAAACACATTTGGAGCCTGAGCTAGTCAGGGAAGgtatctgtgctgctgctgtttttttgACAGTGCTCTTGGCCCTGGGGCAAGAGTGTGTAGCCTTTACCTGGACACTTCCTggaccagcaggagctggtggatTCCTGCTAGAGCTTGCAGCAGAAAGGCTTGAAGAAGTTCTGCTGTACAGAACCAGTCAGCTAAGAAACACTAATAAGCACTGAGATGGAAGTGCATTTAAATAACATAGTACACAGTTGTCAGCTATTTGTGTTGTACTATACCAGGTGCCTAACAGTGGACCATGACCTGAATAGCTCTGTGCTTAAAAGACAGACCAAACTGGAGGAATTTCAGCCAGCCAAGCAATCTTGTTCAGTTACACCAGCACTGTGAGCTCTCTGAACAGTGTGGGAGGAAAGGTTTGAACAGTTTAAGTGCATGCAGTGTTTTATCAAACTGGGCTATGGAGGTTAATGTGACACACTGATGCTGCCCATATGCTAGTGGAGATTAGGAGTAGGAGGTTGCAGTAGGTGAGGTCTGAGGTTTGTTGGACAGCAAGTGGGAGAATGGCCAAAAAGATAGGTTAAGCTGTAGTTATGTGTTCTTTACCTTGAAGGAAATCTAAGCTGAATGCAGCAAAGAAAACCACTGAGCGTATTCAGAGAACAGGAATCACACAGTCAGATTGACAGGAAAATTAACTTGATTAATAATGACTGGGTGTTTTGTAAAATATTCTCTAATAGGTCAAAACACTTTTCATTCTAATGTAATAACTCAAATGATTTGTTACTTGTTCAGCCTATAATGTACATATGCAACTTTGACTTTTGCTTTATGCtgtctgcagggaaaggaagtAAATAAGCCTGAGTCGTCTCCTCTTTATATCTGGAATCCCTTTGAACAAGACCTTAATATCAGCAAGAATGTTAatcagccacagctggagaaaTTTGTAGCTATGGCCAGAGAAAGTGCCTGGATTTTACAGAAGGAAGATAAAGCTCAGCAAATTATGGATAAAGAACCTTGGGGACTGGCAGCTCTACTGATACCATTTGGAAAAAGTAATTCCAGCAAGATGAAGAATAGGATGAAGGGAATAGGAAGTGAAACAATCAGAAGCCTCTTGGACTCTTTAAAGTTAAATAATGCAAACAGTCAACAAAAAGCAGTGGGAAAATGACTTTAAGCACAGAAACACAGTAGCTAATATTCTGTTTTAGGAATTGAACATGACACACAGTCCAAAGAACattgcttttaatatttctaatatGGGGAATGGAGAATCGAGCAATCTCTGTTTTTCATCGTGATGATTTTTGTACAGGTCTGCTTTCTTTCTgtacatttttctccttcttacTCCTCACCTTGCCATCTGTTTTATGTATGAAGAGTATTCAAATATAAGTTTTACAGATGCATTTTGGAAGTAGCCTTCAGATGGGCACTCTTCTGTAAAAAAGGCTGACAGGAGCAGTATGGGAAAAAGCCTTTGGGAATTCTCTTGGCTAGCATACAAATGATATGCTAATTAAAAGCTCAAGAAACAATCACCTTTCCACCTTTCCAGAAACCACAGTCTGAAAGATGATAAATACTTTGGAACCATTGTTTCCAATCCAGTCGTGGTTTGGAAGCCAGTAAAACTGAAGTGCATGTATCTATTTTTGCAATTGTTTTCCATTCATGCAGATAGTGCCAAGACAAAATAAAGAGAATGGAAGTAGATAGTCAGGTGTGCAGTTTCATAAAGCATTGCACCATCACAGCTCTCCAAGGACAGTGCCACTCTTTTGTGTTGGAAAAGTGGGtttgctcttttgttttccacCTGATGTAAAATGTTTTGAGTTAACTTTCCCTTGTTCTCTCTACCCAGGACTGTCTCCACCCacagttttttcctgttttgcctTCAGCTTCACTTTAAACCTGTATTTCAGGTTCAGGCAAGAGTTCTTGAGTGCCCTTCTTGCTTCATCACTCTCCCCAAAGCTGCTGCCTACTAGGTGACATCAAAGCATTCCTGCAGAGGCATCTGTCTTATGCAGAGATCCAGAGAATCCTGTATTATTCTGGAGTCCTGTTCCCAGTCTTGCCTTGGTTTTCAGATAATTCAGCAGAACAGTGACTGTCCTACTTCCAGATCAGTTGGGCCAGCAGAGTCAATGCCTTTTACTGACTTAAAACATTGAATGCTTTTTGCATCTGCCACAAAAAGAAGTCTtcagaggaagagggagaggggagggaaggaaggaaggaaatgggaaatagAGAGCAGGCAAATATCAAACTTTAAAAGTACATTTGTGAGTATTTCACCTGTCGAGTTTGAGAGTGACTCATGCATTAGACTAGATGGTAGCTCTGTTAGCAATTCCACACTGTTTTCTTCATTAACAGAAATTCCATGAAGGAAATTACTGTATTCAGAAATAATCATATAGATGCAACATCAGTTTTGTGATTACTGTTTCATTTTCAGTACTTTTAGATTCTACTGTTGCACTGGTATATGATCTTGCATAGACTTTCCTAATGGTGTGATCTGAACAACgtgtgtgttttctcttttctctgatATATTATTCATTGGAAATACTGTAGAAAATAATGCATACTTCCAAGTACTTGTAAAAACTGGACAAGGAAAAGTATCTCCTAGCAGTCAGCAAGCCAAAGGGTTAAACCTTCAGGTCAATTCCATAACAGTTTATttagagtttaaaataatacatatatatgtcAATTTCTGATTCATAAATGTTTTCTTAGATAATGACTCACATAGTCATTGTCTTGGTTGCTGAAATTAATTCTCCTATTAACTTCTTCAGGATTGAGCCTTGATTTTGAAACTTAGTTTTCTACCTAAATCCTGGTATTAGAACTTTTTGAAGGCTGGTATGAAGTTTATTGTAACTTGTTATTGGTGCAAACACAAAGCCTTTGGTAGCAAGCTTTACACATTCTGTAAGGAGCCTGCTGCTACCTTATTTTTTACAGAACTTAGAGGTACATTGCCGTTTACCCAGGAATATACTATGTAACTTTTTTGAAGATTAGGGCAGTATTTGAGTACTTTtgaatttagttttttttagaTTAACCAAATGGGTAATAGTGTAATAATAAGAATATGGGTTACCAGGGACAGAAGCATGCAGCAGAACTGTGGCAGTGTGTACCTAACTGATTATATTCACTGTGATCCACTGACAAAGGGAGGAAAGACTTCATATGAATTTTGACATAGGTACAGGACACTTTTAGACAAATAACAGtgaattttatatttgtatgGTTGAGCCATGGTGAAGCACAAGCTTTTGTAAATGGTTCTAGATGTCCAAGCTGCTTAATATGCCTTAAAAGGCAAGGCAGAACATGGTTACTGTACACACAGCGCCTTTCAGCATCACTTTTCTGTTTAGACTGCATGTCCCTTTTGGGAATAGTTCTGAACCCTTGTCATGGCTGCAGGCCAATTTatggaaagaggagaaagaagccAAAAGCAGTGTTGTAGCAGTGGAATGCACaggttattttttcttatatctACAAGTCCAGGGGGCTGCTGACCAGGAGCTGAATCCTAGAGGCTGCAAGGATCAGCTCTCACTGGTGATGGAAATAAGCTCAGCAGGCAGCTTTCCTAGAAGAGGCTGTAGCTGGAGGAGGTGGAGGGCTGACCGTGAGCTTCCCTAAGGTATGAGTTATGTCTGGGGAAGAGCTGAGTGAAACTGAAGCCACCTGTGGGAGGAGAACCATGACTTGAGGGGGTGTAATTATGAAATCAAGGGAGATGGTATGATTATCATTTCCTGAGGGCCGCAGTCTTACACTGAAGATACTTAGATTTAGAAACCATCAATATGGTTCTGTCACTGAAAACAAGAGCTGGATGTATGTCAAGGAAGGACTATGATTACCATCTAGATTTGAGAGCTTATTCATATGCTCCAGAAATGTAAACAATATCTCTGCAAGAGCAAGGCAGTAAGTTAGAGTTACTTCTCAAACTTGGTGCTGACCTGCTGTATTGTATGTGATGGGGCTGTTTGTGAGGTCACAGGTAAGGAACACCAGTGAATTAAACACAGTTTtgcccctctgcccctttcccttGCTGGAAATAGTTTTTAGTGCAAGTCTCATATTTCCTGGCTCTTAAATCATTAGGGAAACTGAAAACATTCAGAAGTTCCTTGTCCTGAGAAAATATGCTTTGGGATATTAACTTCAAAGTTAACATTTGTTGCCGGGGATCTTTATTTCCCTAGATGTTTGATGCTCACAAGTGTTGCAGGAATAGGTTCTGCTGCAACTGTTCCTTGATAACTTCCTGGGAATCTGCAGCCTTGGCCTACAGTTGACTCCTGGGTGAGCATCCTAGTGCCATGCTTGTGAAGACACAGTGACAAAATACTTCTTGCTACAGTTCCTGTCTCGGATTCTATTCTTTAGACTTGGAATCACAGTATTTTTCAGGTTGGGAGAGAACTCTGAACCTAGTCCAGTTGCCTTCTTTTGTGGTATCAGCTGTGAGATTAGACCAGGACATTTTATCTCATCAGGCCTTGAaaatctccaaggatggagactgcCTGTTCTAGTGCTTGACTGTCCCCATCGCCGTGGTGGGCTGGGCTGAAATATGCTGCCCCCTCATTGTCACTcttagtggatttttttctgatcctGAAACATGCTCTCAATCAAAATGCTGACTACTACAAGTGTTCAAGCTGCTCCTTCACATAGAAAGCCTTGAgtcttcccttctttccctgtCTTTCCAAAGGAACTCACATCATTCATCACAGTGCTCCCATCACATGCAAGCCCTCGTACCACAGTTGTTATTCCCAGTGTTGTAGTAACAGCACAAGGAGCTCTAGCTCCTCCTGCTTATTCCCCAGGCTGCCACACATTTGTTTCTGTACATTTTAGGTGGGTACCTCTTCATAAGGTTTTACTGTTCTTGAGGTCCCTTTTGTTCCTGGCACCATATCCTGTATCCTTATCTCTCAATCCATGTCCACAAGCTGCCTTGGCAGCTGTGGGGTATAGTTGTCCTCTTCATTGTTCTAGCTGATTGCTTTGATATGGCCACT
The nucleotide sequence above comes from Oenanthe melanoleuca isolate GR-GAL-2019-014 chromosome 2, OMel1.0, whole genome shotgun sequence. Encoded proteins:
- the MTPAP gene encoding poly(A) RNA polymerase, mitochondrial; translation: MALRAGGPALLLLRGRLRLPGPGARGHARLGRSGAAAQPAAEEPGEDAEVGTRKKTFAEVQTERLDQAERTVLIKCPSKINEKKLLQYLSSHGNVKSHFFFENRGINALIEFSEKGSIASLQDAVGIPSASEHHVVPFKSRLFTFTLKNPGSQRTEETPLHLSPQCHIPVKDLIEKLCLADSISSQMYILLNEYQLTEENIKLRFLACSLVRDFTYAYFPDSTVKPFGSSVNTFGKLGSDVDMFLDFRDAGKHATKTKKGPFEMEYQMKRLPSERLATQRILGVIGDCLDNFGPGCVNVQKILNARCPLVKFSHQPTGFQCDLSVSNSIAIRSSELLYIYGCLDSRVRALVFTVRCWARVHGLTNSAPGTWITNFSLTMMVMFFLQRRSPPIIPTLDQLKELADEKDKHIIGGYDCSFVSDLRKIKPTKNTETLDVLLGEFFEYFGNFDFRKNSINLRKGKEVNKPESSPLYIWNPFEQDLNISKNVNQPQLEKFVAMARESAWILQKEDKAQQIMDKEPWGLAALLIPFGKSNSSKMKNRMKGIGSETIRSLLDSLKLNNANSQQKAVGK